In Aspergillus fumigatus Af293 chromosome 2, whole genome shotgun sequence, a genomic segment contains:
- the exg9 gene encoding putative exo-beta-1,3-glucanase — protein MSNNGTITFPIQNKTARPWDPVTQGSTGNLTSHDRQKRASCGGPTPDNPSKFWLETITHSGESSFLDSSYKHNYKVFRNVVTDFGADNTGAKDASAAIQNAINAGASNGPNRASHSMGTTGQPAIIYLPAGTYLMEGSLQLYVGTVIVGDALNPPTLKASANFPNDHIVYGKDPHLGGTINFYIGFKNVIIDSTSVAASKSITLLDWTVSQATQLTNVVFNMPTYSNHVGVTSQYDSNSNIILNDLTFNGGAIGMELSGQQWILKGITINGANVGIKAGAFQLVCLDCNLSNGATGIDASGISGSLTVIDSSGNSLGNMIVSSNAGGSAQNSIILENVQCTNSGSTVSLNNNAVLSGSVTSTWVHGNMYSGGATTPTHAQGSQVTTPRANVLLGANSKYFTMAPPTYAQYSSSQFINVKTVSGLPVMGDGATDDTANINAILAQYAGCKIIYFPAGTYIVTGTIFVPAGSIIVGDAYASAISATGSNFWNPNAPTTMVKVGNAGDVGVAQFTDMMFTVADVLQGCKLVEVNIAGAAPGDVGFWNTHFRIGGAVGSKVQTSCYGSPDQCKAAWGLLHLTSTSSAYIENMWGWTADHDLDGNGGTTTIATGRGLLVEATKGTWLVGTAMEHHTLYQYNFEYAQNVFSAFQQSETPYWQGWGSPDLAPAPWSSNLIASDPNFSNCDANDAGCRMAFFERIRGSSNLFLYGGCVWTFFNHNGGCNGDCQANAVRILSSAGSVYLYGTNVKAISNIVLENTAAAAKESDNSGGWGGVVAAYLHNVGSGSRRRRSSNANGAAVTGNGLNWYSSSLTSGAAGYQDPEYYYCFRGSAANFPPIQNWMGFTAMFDLNQQTSMALVESGPIQGAIWNAIVEVSAAAKVDPRLILAVVMQESSGNVYVGCTNNGVQNCGLMQAYAGSVSFNPNDPQGSITQMIIDGTQGTAQGGGLVQWFNNENVGANTGGNPYNVLRGYNSGSINFNDLDDPQGATASYVSDVANRLQGWNGNDGHGYRAACGW, from the exons ATGTCGAACAATGG AACTATTACTTTTCCAATTCAAAACAAAACTGCCCGTCCCTGGGACCCGGTCACTCAAGGCTCTACGGGAAACCTGACAAGCCATGATCGCCAGAAACGAGCAAGCTGTGGGGGCCCGACTCCGGACAATCCCAGCAAGTTCTGGCTGGAGACGATTACTCACAGTGGAGAGTCGTCGTTCCTGGACTCGAGCTACAAGCACAACTACAAGGTCTTTCGGAATGTGGTGACCGACTTTGGAGCGGACAACACCGGGGCGAAGGATGCTTCTGCTGCCATTCAGAATGCCATCAACG CTGGGGCTTCCAACGGCCCCAACCGGGCTAGCCACTCCATGGGCACCACGGGTCAACCTGCAATCATCTACCTCCCGGCCGGGACGTATCTGATGGAGGGAAGTCTTCAACTCTACGTTGGTACTGTGATTGTGGGCGACGCGCTCAATCCGCCTACTCTCAAAGCCAGCGCAAACTTTCCCAACGATCATATCGTCTACGGGAAAGACCCCCACCTGGGCGGGACGATCAACTTCTACATTGGCTTCAAAAACGTGATTATCGATTCTACGAGCGTTGCTGCGTCCAAATCAATCACATTGCTAGACTGGACTGTCTCGCAGGCCACGCAGCTGACGAACGTCGTTTTCAACATGCCGACGTATTCAAACCATGTTGGTGTGACAAGCCAGTATGACTCGAACAGCAACATCATTCTG AATGATCTTACTTTCAATGGTGGTGCTATTGGCATGGAGCTGAGCGGCCAGCAATGGATCCTGAAGGGCATCACCATCAACGGAGCCAATGTTGGTATCAAGGCCGGCGCCTTTCAGCTCGTCTGTCTGGATTGCAACCTCTCCAACGGTGCTACCGGCATTGATGCCAGTGGAATCTCTGGCTCGCTGACGGTCATCGATTCCAGCGGTAATTCGCTCGGCAACATGATCGTCTCGTCCAATGCTGGTGGTAGTGCTCAGAACTCGATCATCTTGGAGAATGTGCAGTGCACCAACAGCGGCAGCACCGTCTCGCTTAACAACAATGCGGTCCTCTCCGGCTCCGTGACAAGCACCTGGGTGCATGGAAACATG TACTCCGGCGGAGCTACCACGCCTACACATGCACAAGGCTCGCAGGTCACCACCCCTCGCGCCAATGTTCTGCTAGGAGCCAACTCCAAGTACTTTACCATGGCACCACCGACATACGCCCAATACTCGTCCAGCCAGTTCATCAACGTCAAGACCGTGAGCGGTCTGCCGGTCATGGGAGATGGCGCCACCGACGACACGGCAAACATCAACGCCATCTTGGCCCAGTATGCCGGCTGCAAGATTATCTACTTCCCGGCCGGCACGTACATTGTGACGGGGACGATCTTTGTCCCTGCTGGTTCGATCATTGTCGGCGATGCGTATGCCTCGGCCATCAGTGCTACGGGCTCCAACTTTTGGAATCCTAACGCTCCGACGACAATGGTCAAGGTCGGGAACGCAGGCGATGTGGGGGTCGCCCAGTTCACAGATATGATGTTCACAGTAGCCGATGTGCTCCAGGGCTGCAAATTA GTCGAAGTCAACATTGCCGGTGCAGCTCCTGGCGACGTGGGATTCTGGAACACGCATTTCCGCATCGGCGGTGCCGTCGGCTCCAAAGTCCAGACCAGCTGCTACGGCAGTCCCGACCAGTGCAAAGCCGCCTGGGGCCTGCTCCATCTGACCAGTACGTCCTCGGCATATATCGAGAACATGTGGGGATGGACCGCCGACCACGACCTGGACGGCAACGgcggcaccaccaccatcgcCACCGGCCGCGGTCTCCTCGTCGAAGCGACCAAGGGCACCTGGCTCGTTGGAACAGCCATGGAACACCATACCCTCTACCAGTACAACTTCGAGTACGCCCAGAACGTCTTCTCCGCCTTCCAGCAGAGCGAAACACCCTACTGGCAGGGCTGGGGAAGTCCCGATCTGGCCCCCGCGCCATGGTCCTCGAACCTGATCGCCAGCGATCCGAACTTTAGCAACTGCGACGCCAACGACGCAGGATGTCGCATGGCGTTCTTTGAGCGCATCCGGGGCTCCTCGAACCTGTTCCTCTATGGAGGCTGCGTCTGGACGTTTTTCAACCACAATGGTGGATGTAACGGGGACTGCCAGGCGAACGCCGTTCGTATCCTGTCGTCCGCTGGCTCGGTGTATCTCTACGGCACCAACGTCAAGGCGATCAGCAACATCGTCCTCGAGAACACTGCTGCCGCTGCCAAGGAAAGCGACAACTCTGGTGGATGGGGCGGGGTCGTCGCTGCGTATCTTCACAATGTGGGCTCCGGCAGTCGCAGGCGCAGGTCCAGCAATGCGAACGGTGCCGCGGTCACCGGTAACGGGTTAAACTGGTATAGCTCTTCTCTGACCAGCGGCGCAGCCGGATACCAGGATCCTGaatactactactgcttCCGCGGATCGGCTGCTAACTTCCCGCCAATCCAGAACTGGATGGGCTTCACGGCGATGTTTGATTTGAACCAGCAGACATCCATGGCACTGGTGGAATCCGGCCCCATCCAGGGAGCCATCTGGAATGCCATCGTCGAGGTGTCTGCCGCAGCCAAGGTCGATCCTCGGTTGATCCTGGCGGTAGTGATGCAGGAG TCTAGCGGTAATGTTTACGTTGGCTGCACGAATAACGGCGTCCAAAATTGCGGCCTGATGCAGGCCTACGCGGGGTCTGTGTCGTTCAACCCCAACGATCCACAGGGAAGCATCACCCAGATGATCATCGACGGTACACAAGGCACAGCACAAGGCGGTGGTCTCGTTCAATGGTTCAACAATGAGAATGTTGGGGCAAACACCGGTGGTAATCCGTACAATGTGCTCCGGGGCTACAACTCCGGCAGCATCAACTTTAATGATCTGGACGATCCCCAAGGCGCTACTGCTTCGTATGTCAGTGATGTGGCCAACAGATTGCAG GGATGGAATGGTAATGATGGCCATGGATATAGAGCTGCTTGTGGATGGTAG
- a CDS encoding putative short-chain dehydrogenase/reductase family protein has translation MGFVYPQLFVTPKYPTQEFPGRTVIVTGANVGLGLEAARHFCRLGAAKVILAVRNTAAGEIAEESIEKSTDRRGMCEVWELDLASYTSVQAFAAQASRQLSRTDILVANAGIATTQYTVAEGHERSLTVNVISTVLLAMLLLPKMRETALRFPSEIPHLSVVTSEVHAWTNLPEWKADDVFAALDNETTADHAIALCGLEASADSDCTGTRVEDGWFWGRSEHAPAWDVSFAADS, from the coding sequence ATGGGCTTCGTCTACCCTCAGTTATTCGTCACCCCTAAGTACCCAACCCAAGAGTTCCCCGGTCGCACTGTGATTGTGACGGGAGCCAATGTCGGCCTCGGGCTCGAAGCCGCACGACACTTCTGTCGTCTCGGAGCTGCAAAGGTAATCCTCGCTGTTCGAAATACTGCCGCGGGCGAAATCGCCGAAGAGTCGATCGAGAAGTCAACCGATCGACGCGGAATGTGCGAAGTGTGGGAGCTCGATCTGGCCTCGTACACATCCGTCCAGGCATTCGCAGCACAGGCGTCGCGACAGCTTTCCCGGACAGACATTCTCGTGGCCAATGCGGGCATTGCAACGACACAGTACACTGTCGCCGAGGGACATGAGCGCAGCCTCACGGTGAACGTCATCAGCACGGTCCTGCTGGCCATGCTACTTCTCCCGAAAATGAGAGAAACCGCGCTGCGGTTCCCGTCTGAAATACCCCATCTGTCCGTTGTGACCAGCGAGGTCCATGCGTGGACGAATTTGCCCGAATGGAAAGCGGACGACGTCTTCGCAGCCCTCGACAACGAGACCACTGCGGACCATGCAATCGCGCTATGCGGCCTCGAAGCTTCTGCAGATTCTGATTGCACAGGAACTCGCGTCGAAGATGGCTGGTTCTGGGGTCGTTCTGAACATGCTCCAGCCTGGGATGTGTCATTCGCGGCTGACTCGTGA
- a CDS encoding amidase family protein has protein sequence MNPWKSVFVKCLFFCTAVSGISNREIPMTDVQPSAQGITYELGNVTYFANIEHPRAIFDLDYTTTSRLVPSAVLLVNQSLVTGSYLKSTISSYLTDDDVFSADFLHAIYFTSTVPRSRLDSTAEEYLRSLGVAGLLFNASSFDRIPSNGYALKEDHDAPLPPGPFTILVNNGSISFLDTYRLYVDNFRTFVTGVYSSNDGVGSFAALPAMNPRLGGPLIPAPSRIHSWNDDRPLAGKRVAVKDLFDIKGLQTSAGSQAWIHVTPIADSTAPAIQRLIDLGAVIVGKSKLAQFASAADPWNWTDEQAPFNPRGDGYLTCSASSSGGGCGIAAYNWFDAAIGTDTGSSMRRPASVSGTFGNRPSQGMMSLEGAVPLNAGEDTVGVFSRDPVEWAEFAKAWYTPSLHQDPSINSLPPLSVPDTTAFPKRILYPVEYLPLANPAAQAILDKFLHGMIRVFNMTIERTNFTATASNASIYPGAAGDAMVNWNLLYDAGATLQLWTQSTKVYGPLISTWAARNDGRFPPVDAQWREAWTRYDASHITQSGYEQALHTKAAAVNWFQEEVLYETSDSCSEAVMICDGGTGGLPSFREQALNNSPNATFMSVFPEHADVSCSGICTLFGCVDFTIPLGQVDYYSPVTMVTEQWPVTINIIARRGCDFMLFNMIKQLAEEGVLRSVTTGRTAF, from the exons ATGAACCCTTGGAAATCTGTTTTTGTCAAATGCTTGTTTTTCTGTACGGCGGTATCTGGAATATCCAACAGAGAGATTCCCATGACTGATGTTCAGCCATCCGCTCAAGGTATTACATATGAACTCGGCAATGTCACATACTTTGCCAACATCGAACATCCCAGGGCAATTTTCGACTTGGACTATACCACTACTTCCCGACTTGTGCCATCAGCAGTCCTTCTGGTGAACCAGAGTCTGGTCACCGGCAGCTATTTGAAGTCTACCATCTCCAGTTACCTTACCGACGATGATGTCTTCTCGGCCGATTTCTTGCACGCAATCTATTTCACATCAACAGTCCCAAGGTCTAGATTGGACTCGACGGCAGAGGAATATCTCAGGAGCCTCGGTGTGGCTGGTCTGCTATTCAATGCGAGCTCTTTTGATCGTATCCCGAGCAATGGATATGCGCTGAAGGAGGACCATGACGCACCCCTCCCACCAGGTCCGTTTACCATTCTCGTCAACAATGGGTCCATCTCTTTTCTTGATACATACCGACTGTATGTCGACAACTTTCGCACCTTTGTCACGGGTGTATATTCTTCCAACGACGGGGTTGGTTCATTTGCTGCGCTACCTGCGATGAATCCACGGCTCGGGGGGCCACTGATTCCTGCCCCCAGTCGGATTCATTCCTGGAATGACGATAGACCACTGGCAGGGAAGCGAGTTGCGGTGAAAGACCTTTTTGATATCAAAGGCCTTCAGACCTCAGCCGGCAGCCAGGCATGGATCCATGTCACACCGATTGCCGATTCGACTGCTCCTGCCATTCAACGCTTGATCGACCTTGGAGCGGTGATAGTAGGAAAGTCCAAGCTAGCTCAATTTGCATCGGCTGCAGATCCGTGGAATTGGACTGATGAACAGGCCCCCTTCAACCCTCGGGGTGACGGGTACCTGACCTGCTCGGCCTCATCCTCTGGAGGCGGATGCGGAATCGCTGCGTACAATTGGTTTGACGCGGCAATTGGAACAGATACGGGTTCGTCGATGCGTCGTCCAGCGTCGGTATCGGGGACGTTTGGGAACCGTCCTAGCCAGGGTATGATGTCGCTTGAGGGTGCTGTTCCACTGAATGCAGGAGAGGATACGGTCGGGGTCTTTTCTCGTGACCCTGTGGAATGGGCCGAGTTTGCCAAAGCCTGGTATACCCCTAGCCTGCATCAAGATCCCTCCATCAACAGTCTGCCCCCTCTATCGGTACCAGATACAACAGCATTTCCGAAGCGGATCTTGTATCCAGTGGAGTATCTTCCTCTGGCGAATCCAGCAGCGcaggccatcctcgacaaGTTCCTTCACGGCATGATAAGGGTGTTTAACATGACGATCGAGCGGACGAATTTCACCGCGACCGCGAGCAACGCATCCATTTACCCTGGGGCCGCTGGGGATGCCATGGTCAACTGGAACCTCTTATACGACGCTGGGGCAACGCTACAGTTGTGGACCCAGTCAACCAAGGTCTACGGACCGCTGATCTCCACCTGGGCTGCGAGGAATGACGGTCGTTTCCCTCCCGTCGACGCGCAGTGGAGGGAGGCATGGACTAGATATGATGCCAGTCATATCACGCAGTCCGGGTACGAGCAGGCCTTGCACACGAAAGCTGCAGCCGTCAACTGGTTTCAGGAAGAAGTCTTGTATGAGACCTCTGACTCATGCTCCGAGGCTGTGATGATCTGCGACGGAGGCACCGGAGGATTGCCGAGTTTCCGTGAGCAGGCGTTGAACAATAGCCCCAACGCCACTTTCATGAGCGTGTTTCCAGAGCATGCAGACGTGTCTTGCAGCGGTATCTGTACTTTATTTGG ATGTGTGGATTTCACAATTCCTCTCGGACAGGTGGACTATTACTCGCCGGTGACCATGGTGACGGAGCAGTGGCCGGTGACGATCAACATCATTGCTCGCCGGGGGTGCGACTTTATGCTGTTCAATATGATCAAGCAGctggctgaagaaggtgtGCTTCGATCTGTCACGACTGGAAGGACGGCTTTCTAG
- a CDS encoding Zn(II)2Cys6 transcription factor — protein MTPPSSHGYGRFRLDSARGKPRKTVQTGRRSHQKSRTGCRTCKKDRLKCDETHPTCRRCSQRKRMCEYDGIHRYYSESSTACSPVVASQGGLSLEHSLMDGLINQSFTHSLSITNTTHLMHNLVGSVHTSLATPIGKFLFDHYILPHCAATPRLLHSLFALSARHLQHLQPRCLSHTTAHYFHASHAAELLNDELGRVASSPQNLGMIYATCIVLNMGCFASDDYHPSSSWVFQDTAEIDQSFTWFTLQSGLGYVSSMLKNQVHQTFWRLKAGSRGSSIGNLLTWATKDPSHTGSLEKIPDFLLDLCEITPDSSPENNPYYIPICLLSQMLPLKKPVAQEFDHLLIFGPLIPHSFRILLRDRDERALVLFLIWLRLLGRGDFWWVNTRVEAESRALMAFLRHSEDGEIRSVVDKIDF, from the coding sequence ATGACGCCCCCATCGAGTCATGGATATGGAAGATTCCGTCTGGACTCAGCTCGGGGAAAACCACGCAAGACGGTCCAGACCGGACGAAGATCCCACCAGAAATCTCGCACCGGCTGCCGGACCTGCAAGAAGGACCGATTGAAATGTGACGAGACCCATCCTACCTGTCGGAGGTGTTCTCAACGGAAACGGATGTGTGAATACGATGGAATACACCGGTATTATTCGGAATCCTCGACTGCATGCAGCCCAGTGGTCGCATCGCAGGGAGGTTTATCGTTGGAGCACTCGTTGATGGACGGCCTCATCAACCAAAGCTTTACCCACAGTCTGTCGATAACAAACACCACGCATCTGATGCACAATCTTGTTGGCTCTGTGCACACGTCACTGGCAACACCAATTGGGAAGTTCTTGTTTGACCACTACATTCTCCCTCACTGCGCGGCAACCCCAAGGCTCTTGCATAGTCTCTTCGCGCTCTCCGCTCgacatctgcagcatctgcaaCCTCGCTGCCTTTCTCATACGACGGCACACTACTTTCACGCAAGCCACGCTGCGGAGCTACTAAATGATGAACTGGGGAGGGTCGCTTCAAGCCCTCAGAATCTAGGCATGATCTATGCAACTTGTATAGTCCTTAACATGGGGTGTTTTGCCTCGGATGACTATCATCCATCTAGCTCGTGGGTGTTTCAAGATACAGCGGAGATTGACCAGTCGTTCACCTGGTTCACGCTTCAGAGTGGGCTGGGTTATGTCTCGTCCATGTTGAAAAACCAAGTCCATCAAACATTCTGGCGCCTCAAAGCAGGCTCCAGAGGATCCTCTATCGGCAACCTCCTTACCTGGGCCACGAAAGATCCATCTCATACCGGGAGCCTAGAAAAGATTCCTGACTTTCTCCTTGACCTGTGCGAGATCACACCAGACAGCTCCCCAGAGAATAACCCGTACTATATTCCTATCTGCCTTCTGTCCCAAATGCTCCCATTGAAGAAGCCGGTCGCGCAGGAATttgaccatctcctcatctttgGCCCTCTCATTCCACATTCCTTCCGAATCCTCCTCCGCGACCGGGACGAAAGAGCCCTTGTGCTCTTCCTGATCTGGCTGAGATTACTTGGTCGCGGTGACTTTTGGTGGGTCAATACTCGAGTGGAGGCGGAATCAAGAGCTCTCATGGCATTTCTTCGTCACAGCGAAGATGGAGAGATAAGAAGTGTTGTAGACAAAATCGATTTTTAA
- a CDS encoding RTA1 domain-containing protein: MNPISQLILSLDLPSNTCTPTINPDANGWVPATECNALYNYYPSFGVAIAFSVLFGVLMVPHFIQATVYKAGFVWFIVMSAAWECVGFVVRTLSTREQQDNTLATITQLFILLSPLLEGVNAFDYMVLARMIHFFVPDRRIGIFKPSMLAMIFVVLDLGSFVIQLTGGSMAGAGADHDTMMKGIHIYMGGIGIQEFFIVLFLFIAIQFHRQMLHLNRHGRLVGPKAKWRGLLYALYASLLFITVRIIFRLVEFSSGNDASNPILQHEWYMYVFDAVPMWFSIVVWNVVHPGAIIKGPDAKMPPSPLRKILCCAFCCSGCRKRKNKDMQMIPDNDHLGDETLPLRERAASPYR, translated from the exons ATGAACCCCATATCACAATTGAT TCTGTCGCTGGATCTGCCTTCCAACACCTGCACACCCACCATCAATCCCGATGCGAATGGTTGGGTTCCGGCAACCGAGTGCAATGCGCTCTACAACTACTACCCATCCTTTGGCGTTGCAATCGCCTTTTCCGTTCTTTTTGGTGTCTTGATGGTCCCTCATTTTATCCAGGCCACTGTCTACAAAGCAGGGTTCGTCTGGTTCATCGTGATGAGCGCGGCATGGGAATGTGTAGGGTTCGTGGTACGCACACTGAGCACGCGGGAGCAGCAGGATAATACTCTTGCCACAATCACGCAACTGTTCATTCTTCTGTCTCCATTGT TGGAAGGAGTCAATGCATTCGACTACATGGTTCTGGCTCGGATGATCCACTTCTTCGTCCCGGATCGTCGAATAGGCATCTTCAAACCCTCCATGCTCGCCATGATCTTTGTCGTCCTGGACCTGGGATCCTTTGTCATCCAATTGACAGGAGGTAGCATGGCTGGTGCGGGGGCGGACCACGACACCATGATGAAGGGAATTCACATCTACATGGGCGGCATCGGTATCCAGGAATTCTTCAtagttctcttcctcttcattgcGATCCAATTCCACCGCCAGATGCTCCATCTCAATCGGCATGGAAGACTCGTTGGACCCAAGGCAAAATGGAGAGGCTTGCTATACGCGTTGTACGCGAGTCTGCTGTTCATCACGGTGCGGATCATCTTCCGCCTGGTGGAGTTCTCCTCGGGGAATGACGCGTCGAATCCCATCCTGCAGCATGAATGGTACATGTACGTTTTCGACGCCGTCCCAATGTGGTTTTCCATTGTGGTTTGGAACGTGGTGCATCCGGGGGCTATTATCAAAGGCCCCGACGCAAAGATGCCGCCTAGCCCTCTGCGCAAGATATTATGCTGCGCTTTTTGTTGTTCCGGCtgcagaaagaggaagaataaaGACATGCAGATGATTCCGGATAATGATCACCTAGGAGATGAGACGTTGCCGCTGCGGGAGCGGGCGGCTTCGCCATACAGATGA
- a CDS encoding cell wall cysteine-rich protein, translating into MKHPLALLLATGVLQVSCQQAPGFSKVLDYPSRLITLDDIVPFTWRNPTTAETDVKCCPKGTLYDGTRCLLYYKGICPENMIFEDGMCVHTKGPQCPPGFKYQDHLCVSTQHPICPSESTWINGTCTLSIPPRCDAGYEFKDGHCVYQEGPQCPHGFFPENGRCFSRSNPDCPDGLRYDGESCIARDGPSCGRQDLVVLDGKCVSKEQPQCPPGYKNDGSHCRLTRDPECPPGTVPRNGQCASQTPPTCTSGRFENGQCRTDQTPQCPPGLDLENKRCVRRENPVCPPGFASSFHRPSQTGRCCPTAWTWDGSSCILIPSDPASCPEGTKFDGEKCVTTSLEQPLCETSLELRDGYCISEETPICDVGVWNGQYCLFDETPHCPSPTRFNGVECVSTQPPTCPPGSHVHANQCRGDKPASCPPPLRLVKDHCVDATPPECPTGFTLVGTVCRSVKPPHCPDGQMYWNGNCIIPTTPQCPDGFPPVGDKCLADVQPECPPGFRVEGKNCVSTENPECPPGLDRVGADCVHRGSPSCAPGTVPDGNRCISLVPPQCPDGLVPRGSECVANDNPECPPGFRFLDNHCVSENKPQCPPGSTLVGEECVVEKAPDCPPGTEFHSGMCVSTKRPECPPGLELKNNKCVRTSEPECPRGQKFNGSFCASTDDPQCPEGTSYDGARCSVNANPSCYELQYCPPTAPSRNVLVK; encoded by the coding sequence ATGAAGCACCCTCTGGCACTCTTGCTGGCTACTGGAGTACTTCAGGTGTCCTGCCAGCAGGCTCCTGGATTCTCCAAAGTCCTTGATTATCCCTCCCGCCTAATCACCCTCGATGACATTGTCCCGTTCACGTGGCGTAACCCTACCACGGCCGAAACCGATGTGAAGTGCTGTCCAAAGGGGACTTTGTATGACGGCACCAGGTGTCTGCTGTATTACAAAGGCATCTGTCCCGAGAACATGATCTTCGAGGATGGGATGTGTGTCCATACCAAAGGGCCCCAATGCCCACCTGGCTTCAAGTATCAAGACCATCTATGTGTGTCCACTCAACACCCGATTTGCCCTTCCGAATCCACCTGGATAAACGGGACCTGCACCCTGTCCATCCCTCCGAGGTGTGATGCTGGGTATGAGTTCAAAGACGGCCATTGTGTGTACCAAGAAGGTCCTCAGTGTCCCCATGGCTTCTTTCCCGAGAACGGTCGGTGTTTCTCACGGTCCAATCCGGACTGTCCCGATGGCTTACGGTACGACGGCGAGAGCTGCATCGCCAGGGACGGGCCGTCATGCGGGCGACAGGATCTTGTCGTTCTTGATGGGAAGTGCGTATCGAAGGAGCAACCGCAGTGCCCTCCTGGGTACAAGAACGATGGTTCTCATTGTCGTCTCACGCGGGACCCCGAGTGTCCCCCTGGCACAGTGCCTCGAAATGGACAATGCGCGTCTCAAACTCCGCCCACGTGTACATCAGGCCGTTTTGAAAATGGCCAGTGTCGAACAGACCAGACGCCCCAGTGCCCTCCCGGATTGGATTTGGAGAACAAACGATGCGTGCGGCGAGAGAACCCCGTCTGTCCCCCTGGGTTCGCTTCATCCTTCCATCGACCCTCTCAGACCGGACGATGCTGCCCAACAGCTTGGACGTGGGATGGTTCCTCCTGCATTTTGATCCCTTCTGATCCCGCATCGTGCCCAGAAGGAACCAAGTTTGACGGCGAAAAGTGCGTCACGACTTCTCTCGAGCAGCCACTCTGCGAAACCTCACTGGAGCTCCGCGACGGCTACTGCATATCAGAAGAGACGCCCATCTGCGACGTGGGAGTATGGAATGGACAGTACTGTCTGTTCGATGAAACACCGCACTGTCCGTCTCCTACTCGGTTCAATGGTGTGGAATGTGTCTCCACGCAGCCCCCGACCTGTCCGCCAGGCTCGCATGTCCACGCTAACCAGTGCCGTGGCGACAAGCCAGCGAGCTGTCCACCTCCCTTGCGACTAGTGAAAGATCACTGTGTGGACGCCACACCTCCAGAGTGCCCGACCGGCTTCACTCTCGTAGGGACTGTCTGCCGCTCGGTCAAGCCGCCTCATTGCCCCGACGGTCAAATGTACTGGAATGGGAACTGCATCATCCCAACCACCCCTCAATGCCCGGACGGATTCCCACCCGTGGGCGACAAGTGCCTTGCAGACGTCCAGCCGGAATGTCCCCCAGGCTTCCGAGTCGAGGGCAAGAACTGCGTTTCCACCGAGAACCCCGAATGTCCCCCGGGGCTCGATCGGGTCGGCGCAGACTGCGTCCATCGAGGCTCTCCTTCCTGCGCTCCAGGTACAGTGCCAGACGGAAACCGATGCATCTCGCTGGTCCCACCTCAATGTCCCGACGGTCTCGTCCCGCGAGGCAGCGAATGTGTGGCCAACGATAACCCCGAATGTCCACCGGGTTTCCGTTTCCTCGACAATCACTGTGTCTCTGAGAATAAGCCCCAATGTCCACCGGGATCTACCTTGGTCGGCGAGGAATGTGTTGTTGAGAAGGCCCCTGACTGTCCGCCCGGTACGGAATTCCACTCTGGGATGTGTGTCTCGACGAAGCGGCCGGAATGTCCCCCGGGCCTGGAGTTGAAGAATAATAAGTGCGTCAGGACCTCGGAGCCTGAGTGTCCTCGGGGCCAGAAATTCAATGGGTCCTTCTGCGCGTCCACGGATGATCCACAGTGTCCTGAGGGGACAAGCTATGATGGAGCGAGGTGTTCCGTCAACGCCAATCCTTCTTGTTATGAGCTTCAATACTGTCCTCCTACTGCTCCGTCCCGGAACGTTTTGGTGAAGTAA